The Candidatus Manganitrophus noduliformans genome segment CCCGCTGGCGATCTCCGGAAAGAAACTGAACGGAATTGATTATCGACTCCCGATCGCAAGCGCCCAGGTCAAGTCGGCGATCCTGCTCGCCGGGCTGACCGCTTCGGGGGTGACGACCCTCTCCGAGCCGAGCCGGTCGCGCGATCATACCGAACGGATGCTCCGCTCTCTCGGGGTCCGGTTCGAGGAAAACAACGGGCGGCTTTCCATCGTCGGCGGCTCGTCTTACCCCGGCAAGCGGATCGAAGTCCCGGGGGATCTCTCCTCGGCGGCGTTTTTCCTGGTCGCCGGGGCGATCATCGAAGGTTCGGAGATCACGATCCGAAAGATCGGGGTCAATCCGACCCGGACCGGTCTCCTGGAAGTATTGAAGGAGATGGGGGCGGAGATCACGGTGACCCCTCTTGAGCCGATGGGAGACGAACCGGTCGCCGACCTGACCGTCCGTTCCACCTCACTCCACGGGGCAGTGATCGGGGGGGATCTGATTCCCCGCACGATCGATGAGTTCCCGATCCTCTGCGTCGCGGCGGCGGCGGCCGAAGGGGAGACGGTGATCCGGGACGCGCAAGAACTACGGGTCAAAGAGAGCGATCGGATCGCCGCGATGGCCCAGGCGTTGCGGGGAATGGGAATCACGGTGGAGGAGTTCCCCGATGGGATGCGGATCGAAGGGAAGAAAAAGTGGAAGGGAACCTTCTGCGAGACACATGGAGACCACCGAATCGCCATGTCGATGGCGATCGCCGGTCTTGTCGCCGAGGGGGGAAATGAGATCGACGACGTTGCCTGCATCGACACTTCTTTCCCGGGATTTTTGGGGTTATTGTCAACGTTGAACGGGTAGGGGCGGACCGGTGTGTCCGCCCGCCTTTGTTCACCGTTGTCATCATTCGATTTGGTAGGATCAGGGCGGACACAGAGGTCCGCCCCTACGAGAGATTGCGCGTGAGAAAACTCATTATTGCCATCGACGGTCCGGCGGCGGCCGGAAAGAGCACTGCGGCGAAGAATTTGGCCAAACGGCTCGGCTATCTCTATCTCGATTCGGGTGCGCTCTATCGCGCCATTGCCTGGAAGCTTCTTCAAGAAAAGATCAATCCGGAGTCCCAGGAGGAGGTCGAGGCGGCGGCCCAATCAATCGAAATCGAGTTCCGGCTGAAGGGAGAGCAGACCGAGATCTGGGTCGGCGGGATCGATGCCACCCCTTCCCTTCGATTGCCGGAAGTGACCCGGGTCTCTTCGATCGCGTCGACCTATCCGGGCGTTCGAAAGAAGCTCCTCTCGATTCAGCGGTCGATCGGAAGCGGCGGCGGGGTCGTGATGGAAGGACGCGATATCGGCACGGTCGTTTTTCCCGAGGCCGATCTGAAGTTCTATCTTGATGCGACCACCCCGGTCCGGGGGCTGCGCCGGCACAAAGAGCTCGAGCAGAAGGGGATCCCGTCCGACCTGGAGAAAACGACCCGGGAGATCGAGGAGCGGGATCTCAAAGACAGCCGTCGGCACGTTGCCCCGTTAAAAAAGAGTGAGGATGCCGTTGTGATCGATTCCACCCCGCTGAACCTGGAGGAGGTGATCGCGCAGATGGTCCAAGAAGTCGAGAAAAAGTTAAAAATAAGGGGCCAGAGGTCGGGGGCCGGGGGCCGGGGAGAAAGAATCAAAGAATTTTGAACCTTTTCTTTTTCGACCGGCCCCAAATCCCCGGCCCCTGACCCCTCATTTCAAGAGATGCTTTATCGAATCGCGCATGTGGTGGTTTGGACCCTGGCGAGGCTCTTTTTCCGGATCAGAGTGATCGGTGAGTCTTACGTCCCACGGGAAGGGGGGGTGATTGTCGCAGCCAATCACAACAGCTATTTTGATATTCCCCTTCTCGGCTGTGTCCTCTCCCGCCGGGCCGACAACATTGCGAAGAGCGAGCTTTTCCGAAATCGGCTCCTCGCCGCCCTTTTCAGGACGCTCGGCGGATTTCCGGTGCGGCGCGGGACAATCGATCGGCAGGCGATCGGCGAGGCGGTGCGGCGATTGAAAGCGGGGCATCTTCTGGCGATGTATCCGGAAGGAACACGCAGTAAGGACGGCCGGCTCCAGTCTCCGAAGCCGGGGATCGGAATGATGGTGGCGCTCTCGGGGGTGAAGGTTATTCCGGCCTATATCGATGGAACTGCGCCGGTCCGTCCCTTTCGGCGGGTGACGGTGATCTTCGGCAAGCCGATCGATTTTAAGGGTCAAATTCAAGAGATTGAAAGGGTTGAAAAAGAAGGTATCAATCCCAAAATACTTTATGCTACAATTTCACAGGAAATCATGAGCGAGATTGCGGCACTAGAACGGACATGGGCGGAGACCAATCGTTGAGGGGTGGGAATGGAAATTTACGTTGCTGAAAATGCAGGTTTCTGTTTCGGGGTGAAGCGGGCGGTGAAGATGGCGTTCGACGCGGCCGAGAGCTATCAAGGGGAGGTCCATAGCCTCGGGCCATTGATCCATAACCCGCAGGTCGTCGATCGGCTGGCGGAGAAGGGGGTTCAAAAGGTCGAGCGCTTGAACCAGATCGAAGGGGGGGTCGTCATCCTCCGATCTCACGGAGTTTCTTCCCCTCAAGTGGTCCAGGATGCCGAAGCGCAGGGGCTGCATATCATCGACGCCACCTGCCCGTTTGTGACCAACGCGCAGCGATATGCAAAACAGCTGGTCGATGAAGGATATCAGGTAGTGATGGTCGGGGATCGGAATCACCCCGAGTCTCAGAGCGTCCTCGGGCATGCCGGGGGAGAGATCCTGGTGACGGAGGATTTCGACGAGATCAAGCAGATGTTGAACCGGTTCACCCGGAAGCGATTGGGCATCATTTCCCAAACGACGCAAACCTATGGAAAATTTTCTGAAATTGTAGTAAAATGCCTCCAAATCTGCGAAGAGGTCAAAATCTTCAACACCATCTGTTACGCCACGGAAGACCGCCAGACAGAGGCGCAGAGCCTTTCGGAAACGGTGGAAGTGATGGTGGTGGTGGGGGGGAAGAACTCCGCGAACACGACCCATCTGGCCGATATCTGCCGCGAAAAGGGAGTTCGGGTTTATCACGTTGAGACGGCGCAGGAGATCGATCGGCATTGGTTTGAAGGGGTTCAGAAGACCGGGGTGACGGCGGGGGCCTCGACGCCCGATTGGATTATTCAAGAGGTGATCAGT includes the following:
- the cmk gene encoding (d)CMP kinase, whose translation is MRKLIIAIDGPAAAGKSTAAKNLAKRLGYLYLDSGALYRAIAWKLLQEKINPESQEEVEAAAQSIEIEFRLKGEQTEIWVGGIDATPSLRLPEVTRVSSIASTYPGVRKKLLSIQRSIGSGGGVVMEGRDIGTVVFPEADLKFYLDATTPVRGLRRHKELEQKGIPSDLEKTTREIEERDLKDSRRHVAPLKKSEDAVVIDSTPLNLEEVIAQMVQEVEKKLKIRGQRSGAGGRGERIKEF
- a CDS encoding lysophospholipid acyltransferase family protein; the encoded protein is MLYRIAHVVVWTLARLFFRIRVIGESYVPREGGVIVAANHNSYFDIPLLGCVLSRRADNIAKSELFRNRLLAALFRTLGGFPVRRGTIDRQAIGEAVRRLKAGHLLAMYPEGTRSKDGRLQSPKPGIGMMVALSGVKVIPAYIDGTAPVRPFRRVTVIFGKPIDFKGQIQEIERVEKEGINPKILYATISQEIMSEIAALERTWAETNR
- the ispH gene encoding 4-hydroxy-3-methylbut-2-enyl diphosphate reductase, whose amino-acid sequence is MEIYVAENAGFCFGVKRAVKMAFDAAESYQGEVHSLGPLIHNPQVVDRLAEKGVQKVERLNQIEGGVVILRSHGVSSPQVVQDAEAQGLHIIDATCPFVTNAQRYAKQLVDEGYQVVMVGDRNHPESQSVLGHAGGEILVTEDFDEIKQMLNRFTRKRLGIISQTTQTYGKFSEIVVKCLQICEEVKIFNTICYATEDRQTEAQSLSETVEVMVVVGGKNSANTTHLADICREKGVRVYHVETAQEIDRHWFEGVQKTGVTAGASTPDWIIQEVISYLKTV
- the aroA gene encoding 3-phosphoshikimate 1-carboxyvinyltransferase, with the protein product MTTPVKKRPLRGTITVPGDKSITHRAVIFSALGEGTSEVIGYLPSEDCERTITAFREMGIAISVETVNGLPSLHVQGKGLWGLTEPTGVIDCGNSGTTLRLLTGLLAGKPFFSVLTGDASLRKRPMRRVIDPLRSMGAEIFGRSGGNLAPLAISGKKLNGIDYRLPIASAQVKSAILLAGLTASGVTTLSEPSRSRDHTERMLRSLGVRFEENNGRLSIVGGSSYPGKRIEVPGDLSSAAFFLVAGAIIEGSEITIRKIGVNPTRTGLLEVLKEMGAEITVTPLEPMGDEPVADLTVRSTSLHGAVIGGDLIPRTIDEFPILCVAAAAAEGETVIRDAQELRVKESDRIAAMAQALRGMGITVEEFPDGMRIEGKKKWKGTFCETHGDHRIAMSMAIAGLVAEGGNEIDDVACIDTSFPGFLGLLSTLNG